GCCCGATGGCAAGCGAGCCGATGCACGTGCCGGGGCCGATCAGCGCACGGACGTGTCGCAGGCCGGGCAGCCCGAGCCCGACTCGTACGGCCTCACGGCGCCCCGGATCACATTCTCCGAAGCGAACCGGACAGGCGCCAGGAATTCGCCGCAACGGATGGCGGCGCTCAACGACTTCGCCAGCCAGTTCCGGACCAGCCGGCAGGCGCGCGCACATTTGCGCCAGCGCCGGATGCAGGCCGGAAAGGTCAAACACGCGGCTGTCGCTGCGCGCGACGACAACCTCACGCCGATTCAGGCGAAGCTCCGTGAGATTGCCATGCGCCCGATCCCAAAGACCAAACGAAACGAGTAACATCTGGTGAAACAAAGTGCGCAGTGCAACGCGGGTTATGCGTGCCTGCGCACCCCATCCACCATTCCCACAACGCCAGGGCGCCTGTCGCCCTGGCACTTTCTATGGTCAAGTTTCTGCTCGGCGGGACCGCCGGCTTCGATACGGATACGTTCGCCCTCGTTTCCCGGCACGACAGCACGCAAAGCGTGCCACTCGGCGCCGCCGCCGGCCGCTGTCTGCAGGTGCTGCTCGAAGCCGACGGCGAAATCGTCACCAAGAAAACACTGCTCGCCCAGGGCTGGGAACAGTACGGCGCCGTCGTCTCCGAGAACAACCTCAGCCAGGCCATCGTTCGCATTCGCAAAGCGCTGGTACAACTCGGAGCCGACCCCGCCGTGTTGATCACCTTGCCGCGCATTGGCTATCGCATTACAGGCGTAGAGCGCGTGTCCGCCCATAACTCCGGACAATGGACAACGCCCTCCGGCATCGTTTCCGAAACCGGAACACACGTCGAAGACGAGGAAATCACCCAAAAATCAACGCCGTCCGAGGAAATTTCTACGCGGGAAACGGAAGCCCTCGATGGGATCGACAAGGCGGCGCCGCGCAAGGCGGTGCGTCTCGATGCAGCGGTCTTTGCGTGGATCGCCGCCGCGGCGCTGAGCACCGGCATCGCGTTGTGGGTCATCCCGAAGATTCACGGCGACCTGCGCTCGAACGCCCCCGAAGTTCGATGGGAAGCGCGCGATGCCAGCCCCGGCAACCGTGTGTTCGTGCCACCCGAACTGAAACAGGTCAAGTCCTTTATCGACGAGCGGCTCGACAGGCTTGCCCGCACGCCGCCGACATCCGTCGACGACCATGCGAAGCGCCTCGTGTATCTGAACGGTTCGCAAAGCAATGAAGTGGCCAGCTACTTTCTGTGCCTTCGCCCCATCACGCAACCGGATCCCGGCTGCGTGTCGTATCTGCTGATCGATCATCTTTCGCCATGAGTTTTTCCGCCGCTTCCGCCCCCCTCCCGCGTCGATTTGTCCGGCGAATTTCGCGCCGCGCGCTGTGGCTCGGCGTGACCGCCGCCGTCGTCGTCCCCTGGCTTGCCGCTTGGCCGCTTGTGCCGGACAGGCGCATCGACTGGCAATGCCTGTCGGATATCGAATTCGACACGGTGACACCGCACGGCAAGTTCGTGCAGGTTACCGGCACGATGGCGTCGGACTACTCGCACAATGGCACGGGAACGGCGCGTTTTTCCGGCCGCATACGTCAGGTCGACACCGTGAATGTAGTCCATCGCATGGCCGAATTCGACTATGTGGCGCTCGACAGCATGGTGCGCGTGAACACCATACGTGCGAGCCGGCTTGCCACCGACGATGCGCCGGACGACCTCGTCTTCCAGTATGTCTACGGTGGTTTCCGCCCCGGGCATACCGACTATTTTCAGGCGATGCGCACTGGCGCTGGCATGAGCGTCGGCTTCAACCAGCAGCCTCGCGTGTTCTGCGCAGCGCCGCCTGGCGCTCGGGCCGCAGGCGCGCGATGAATCGGGGCAATTGTCGAACTCGCAAAAAAGCCTGACAGCGGCAAGGCTGTCAGGCCAAGGTGCACCTGCGGTGCACGAAGTGGGGCGGTCATATGCACCACACCCCTTCGGAGATTCTTAGAGCCGGTTTACGATCTCCTGAGCAGCAGTGCCAAAAAGGCGAGATGGACAAACTGCAAGCTGGTGTTGAGCAAACGCTCACAGTTCTTCCATAAGCGCCGGTTCTTCTCCAGCCAGGCGAAACTGCGCTCGACGACCCAACGCTGCGGCAGGACCTTGAAAGTATGCAGTTCGCTGCGTTTGGCGATCTGCACCGTGACCCGCTCGCCCAAGATCTCGCGCACGCCCTGCGCGAAGGGTTCGCCCACGTAACCGCCATCGACCAGCACACTTTGCACCTGTCCCAAGCGAGGCTTGCCGTGCTCGAACGCCAGCAACGCTCCTTTGCGATCGTTCACCTCGGCAGTGGTTACCGCCACGGCGTGCGGTAAGCCCTGCGTGTCTACGGCAATATGACGCTTGATGCCCGACACCTTCTTGCCCGCGTCATAACCCTTATGCGCTGCCGTGTCAGTGTTCTTCACGCTCTGCGCGTCCACGATCAAGAACGTCGTGCTGGCGCTGCGTCCCTGTCTTGTGCGCGCCGCGCCAACCTGATTTTTTGAGTGCCTGCTCCAGCACGCTCACGCCGTGCTGGTCAGGCTGACTCCATTTGCTGAAATACGCGTAGACGGTTTGCCACTTGGGAAACTCGCTGGGCAAGAAGCGCCATTGGCAACCGGTACGCAACAGATACAGCACCGCGCAAAACACCTCGTACAAGTCCACCGTCGTGGGCTTCGTGCGCCGGCGCACGCTGCGCAACAGCGGCTCGATCTCCGAGAACTTCTCTCGGCTTATGTCACTCGCGTATTTCTTTCTCGTCATCCTCGAATTATCAGGGATGACCAGAAGATCGCAAACACGTTCTTAGAAGCGGTAGCGCACCCCCACATTGACGCCCCACGGTTTATCCAGCCGCTTGCCGAGCGAATAGCTCGCGTCGGCGTAGGCCTGGAGATTCTTCGTCATCTGCGCGGCCAGACCCGCACCGACTTCGACGCGCGTGCCCGAGATATCCTGCTGCAATTCGATGCCGTTCACGCGCACCGAGTTGCTGCGCACGAACTCTTGGGTGAGCGCGAGCTTGCCGTAAGGCTGGAACGTGCCTTTCGCGGTCTCGAACGTCTTGCCGAAATGCATGCCGATTGTGCCCAGCAGCGACTTCGTGCTGCTCGTCTTGGCATGCATGCCGTTATCCAGCGTGAAATCCGAGCCGTTGGCCCACATGCCCGTCACTTGCCCGAACGGTTCGATGAACCAGCGGTTGCCGAACTCGATCTTGCGGCCGACTTCCGCCGAGAGACCCACGCCATGATTGACGAAGTCGCCCTTGCTGCGCATGCCGTCGCTCATGCGCACATCCAGTTCCGAGCCAAAGCGGTTGTACTTGAGCACACCGTCGAAGTAGTAGCCGTTGTTGCCTAGCCAGGTCGCGTAAGCGCCCACCGTGTGGCTGTCGATCGTGCCACGCGAACCGTTATTGAATTTCAACTGGCTCGTGCTGGTACCGAACATGCCGCCGACGAGCCAGCGGCCCGCATCGTTTTGCGCAACGACCCTGTCGCTACCGCCGACCACCCCCCATTGATTCTGGTTGTAGC
This is a stretch of genomic DNA from Pandoraea faecigallinarum. It encodes these proteins:
- a CDS encoding winged helix-turn-helix domain-containing protein; translated protein: MVKFLLGGTAGFDTDTFALVSRHDSTQSVPLGAAAGRCLQVLLEADGEIVTKKTLLAQGWEQYGAVVSENNLSQAIVRIRKALVQLGADPAVLITLPRIGYRITGVERVSAHNSGQWTTPSGIVSETGTHVEDEEITQKSTPSEEISTRETEALDGIDKAAPRKAVRLDAAVFAWIAAAALSTGIALWVIPKIHGDLRSNAPEVRWEARDASPGNRVFVPPELKQVKSFIDERLDRLARTPPTSVDDHAKRLVYLNGSQSNEVASYFLCLRPITQPDPGCVSYLLIDHLSP
- a CDS encoding IS5 family transposase (programmed frameshift), which produces MTRKKYASDISREKFSEIEPLLRSVRRRTKPTTVDLYEVFCAVLYLLRTGCQWRFLPSEFPKWQTVYAYFSKWSQPDQHGVSVLEQALKKSQVGAARTRQGRSASTTFLIVDAQSVKNTDTAAHKGYDAGKKVSGIKRHIAVDTQGLPHAVAVTTAEVNDRKGALLAFEHGKPRLGQVQSVLVDGGYVGEPFAQGVREILGERVTVQIAKRSELHTFKVLPQRWVVERSFAWLEKNRRLWKNCERLLNTSLQFVHLAFLALLLRRS